The Ursus arctos isolate Adak ecotype North America unplaced genomic scaffold, UrsArc2.0 scaffold_18, whole genome shotgun sequence genomic sequence GTCTTTGCTAGACTGCTTTTGCTTTATTGGTTCAATAACCTCCTGAATTCCACAGACCATACCACTGaggcttttcttttctgtctcaccATCTTCCTGCAATAACTCTTTTTCAGGAGAGGCTGTTTGTTTTCATGGttagtttatttatttcctcCCTGTTGAGTTAGAAGTTCATTTCAGCTCTCAGAGGCTTTCTGTTCCGCTCATTCTTTTAACTGGACTTCTAGATTGCTAACAATTGGGAGCTGGCTTGGAATTCCTCACCAGTCATGGGGTGATTCTTAGATGTCTGCTGGTGAACatcacctccttctccctctgactgccatgTAAGGTTGGGTATTCTTAGGTAGAAAATCAACTGACAGTCACCACTTGGCTACATGCTTGGTCAAGCCAGGTCAGGAAGTTAAGAGAATTCATTTGATTCTCTTAAATACATCTCAGCTTCCACATCACTCTGATGACCTATGGGAAGCCTCAGCTATCCAGGGACAGAAGCCAGGGGTGAATAACATCTTCAAAAACGGGAAAGAAAAAAGGCCTGAGTGTTTGACCCTTACATCAGTTTTGCCACAACCTACtcactctcctctctgctccaaaGGTGTGAATGATTTTCTGGTGGGGACCATGATTGAGGACAGGAAAAGAGGTTAATTATGGAGACATAGGTAGAGAACAATTCAAAAAACAGTTTTAGgaattaatatgaaaataaagagaaagaaacaatgaggataaagataaaaatattactattgtTTAATATGGAATAGGACATGTTGAAAGGTAACATGAATCAAGGACCCATCCAAATATGTTCAAAGATAGAGGCCAAGGAGTGATTGAATTACATATCTATAGACTAGCACtttttgtaagttaaaaataaaacttgaagtgTTATTTTTCCTGGACATCAATTAGTTCAGTATGCATCCCAAAGATAGACAACTCTAAGGCTTGACCAGTGGTATATACTTTTGCAGAAGTGCTTCTAGAACAGGGCAGAGATGTCCCATTAAATGCTTCCTATTCACATAAAGCCTTCCATGTGATCAGATTTGCCATGCATCTTTGATGAAATTGGCCCTTTATCTTATCCTCTGAGACCCTCACGTGAGAGAAACTAGGGAATAGAGATCTCTCAGGACCCCGCACCATCACTGGATGAAGTGGTTGCGAAGTACCAGGTTTCTCACAGCAACCTTCACGTCCTTGTTCCTGAGGctgtagatgatggggttgagcatgggggtgaccactcCATAGAACAGGGAGGTGAGCTTGACTGAAACATCCTGCTTGTCTGCCCCCAGGGGGTCTCTGGATTTGGGCTTTCCATACACAAAGAGCATCGTTCTGTAGAAGATGACCACGAATGTGAGGTAGGcggagcaggtggagaaggcctttTTCTCCACTCAGCTGAGGGGACCCTCAGGATGGTAGCAATGATAAATACATAGGAGATGAAAGTGTAGTGAGCTGGAATGCCCAGGAAGATCACATTGGCCACGACCATACTGATCACATTGATGGAGGTGTCAGCCCAGGCAACTTCAGGACAGCCAGGATCTCACAGGTAAAGTGATTGATGACGTTGTCCTCACAGGAGGGTAATCATATCACTAAAGATGTTTGCACCATGGCAGTCATGCTTCCAGCTGCCCAGGAGCTGACAGCCATTGGCACATAGGCAGCTGTGCTCATGACCACTGGGTACCTGAGACGGTTACAGATGGCCAGATAGCGATCAAATGCCATCATTTGATCTACAGATGGCCTAGAAGCACACACTCTGTGGCTCCCATGGCAAATAAGAGAAACATCTGTACAGCACAGGCAGAGGAGGGTATGGTTTTCACGGAGATTAGGAAGCTGTTGAGAATGAGGGTGACTGAGCAGGTTGTGTAGCAGATCTCCAGGAAGGAGGGATTCCCAGGGAAGAAGTACATGAACTTGTGCTGGTGGAAGTAGACACACAGTCACCAGGATGAGGACCCCGCTGCCCAGCAGGAGCACTAGATAGATCATGAGGATAAGCACAAAGACCATTTGGCATAGGAGGAAGCACTGGGGTTGTTTGTAATGCAGGTGACTTAAGAGACCAAAGTAGCTTCATATTCCAGAAGGAAAGAGATTGGATACATCTCATGAAGAGGCACTAAACCCAATAGGAGTGAAGGTAGAAGCTACTAGGGAGTATAGTTAAGCATAATTTGAAGAAGAATTTGCAAGAGCTGAACAAAAAAGCTGAAATCTGGAATTACTGAATTCTTTGTCACTGGGGAAGTCCAAGAAAATGCTGGTTGAATCGGGTCAAGGACATTGGAGAAGAACTGCATGCATCCTGTACATAGGGTTGAACAAGAAAACCCCCCGAAGCCTCTTCTAAAAATGATATTGCATGGCTCCACTAAGTGTCTAAAGTTTGTTTAAATGGCCACTAGATGTCATTTGTGTACTTGCAATAGCGAGATTGTTCCCCTACTGGGGCAAGTAGAAATCAGGAACAGGACTAACATAAGGATGtgaaattttattaacaaaatatgCATCCTTAGGCAATTCattcttaataaatatatgaaaatgtaaataccaCCTGTAGCACAACCTTCCAATATCTATTCTCAAAATTGTTTCACtttctaaattctcttttttaaataagtcaGCCAATAATCAAAGCATTTCATAATTTGCCATAAAATGCTCCTATTCATCTGCTAACATCTCTGAGTCTCTCATTTACCTTGTGTGTCTATTGCTCTATATAGGGACCATGTCTTACTCTGTTCCACACGGCGCACAGCACTGTGCAGCATTCATGATACCACCACTACTAGTATCACATCGTTCCATTGTGCTGCCATTTATACAGTACTTATCTATAGTAACTAATTCCTGTAAAATCAAGTGGTTAGgtgtaaaatatgaagaaatagacTGGGAAAGGTTAAGCAGCCCACCCAAGGTCACAGGGAAGGAAATGCTTCCCAGTTTTTGTCCTGCTGAGCTACGGAGTCTCAGGAAGTGCTCCCGAGTCTCCATGTCTTGGACAGTCACAGGGTACAGTAGCATATGAAAGACGTTGAGAAGTCCTGGAACAAAGAAACATGTCAAATGCTAGCCCCCAAAGTCTTCAAATATGTTTAGCCTCTGTCTATTTCTCTATCacctttcttttttcagaatgtGAGTTATTATCTCACCAAATACTAGCTTTTCTCGTGGGAATTCCTGTAAATGATGAGTATCAAATTCAAGCTCTATACTCTTTTTGCAGTTAACTTACTAGCATGTTTCATAATGTGAAGTGCATTGAGAAAAAATAGCCTCAGTTTAGTGTATCGGAATAGATTGTTCCCAACTAAAAGCTCTCTACGTGGAGAACttgtctttgtctcttcttaGTACTTTGGGCaaactgaatttaataaaaaagtcCAAAATGAACATTTCCACTTCCTCCTTGTTCCCGTGACTCTCCTGGGGAATCCAGGAGGGATGGCCACGGTGCTGGGAGCGCCCTCTCTCCTCTGTGTACTGACTGTGTAGCTTCGACATAGCACAGGCCATTCAGCGTGCTGTCATGGTTCTTCTCTCCTCAGGTCTAGCATGTGTTCAGAATGTCTTTGTGTATTCAATTAGAGATTTATTGTCCGGGACCTGTCAAAACTCTCAGATCTATGGCCAAAACTCAGAAGATATACCTTGAAAAGTTACACACTCCCTGAAAATGGACAGAAGGGCAAGAGAGCATTTTGAATAACTTGACTTGTCTTTTGAATAGCAGCTATAATGATCAAAAGTCTTTCTCCCATATGGTGATCCACAGAGAAGCCCTCCATCAATGAGTGAAACATTTCTGAGGCACCAGGTTCCTCACAGCAGCCTTCACATCCTTGTTCCTGAGGctgtagatgatggggttgagcATGGGGGTCACCACCCCATAGAAGAGGGGGATGAGCTTGTCTAAAAGGTCTTCTTTGTCTGCCCCCAGGGCATCCTTAGACTTGGGCTTTGTATACATGAAAAATAAGGTCCCATAGAAGATGACCACCACAGTGAAGTGGgcagagcaggtggagaaggccttcTTCCTCCCGTCAGCTGAGGGGATCCTCAGGATGGTAGCAATGATGAACATATAAGAGATAGAGATGATCAGAATTGGGACCCCCAGGAAGATCACATTGGCCACCCCCATGCTGATGACATTGATGGAGATGTCACTGCAGGCCAACTTCAAGACAGCCAAGAGCTCACAGGCAAGGTGGTTGACGATATTGTCCCCACAGAAAGGCAGCTGAATTGTCAAGGATGTGTGTACCACAGAAGCAGTCCCACCAAGAGCCCAGGAGCTGACAGCCATGGGCACATAGGCAGCCTTGCTCATGACCACAGGGTACCTCAGGgggttacagatggccacatagcgatcaaACGCCATCATGCCCAGAAGCACACACTCTGTGGCTCCCATGGCAAAGGAGAGAAACATCTGCACGGCACAGGCTGAGAAGGAGATGGTTTTCCTGGGAGTGAGGAAGCCATCCAGGATTAGAGGGACTGATGAGGTTGTGTAGCAGATGTCCAGGAAGGAGAGGTTccccaggaagaagtacatgggcgtgtGCAGGCGGGGGTCAAGGACAGTCACCAGGATGAGGACGCCGTTGCCCAGCAGGATCACCAGGTACATCAGGAGGATGAGCACAAAGAATATTTTCTCCAGCCTCGGGTAGGCTGAGAGTCCCAGGATAATGAACCCTTCCACAGGGGAGGACCAATTGGCTTTTTCCATGTGCTATCGGTTCTGTCATCAGCAAAGTACAAAGGCAGGATGGCAGGTATTTTTGAGAAGAGTCTCAGCCATCTGGTATACCGTCACTCCGAGCTACATACTAGGAGAGCATATGTGTATAAGAGATAAGTGACTGAAAGAGGCAGTAGGTGGGAGTCTGCTTAGCTGTTCGATGAGAGAAGGTCAGGGCTGCAACAGAGCTTACAGATATTGCACTGAGGTCCAGAGTGGGGAAGTGACCTGTCCAAGTCTTCTGAGCAAGGTGGAGAAAGAGACAGGAACTAGCCCATCAGAGCTAATCCCCAGTCAAGGAGGGCTTTTACTGTGCTTTATGATGAGCATGGGAAAATGctgtaaattatttctttttgatgtaaaTGCATAGAAATTTCATTTAGTTGGGCTTTCTTAGATTCTCAGAGAGGAGAATCCCCAAGCTGATCCTTGAAACTACCAACGTTTCAAGGCTCTTTAGACTTTGATTACATTTGGAAGGTACCTGTTTAAAAGTGTTAATCCACATGCAGGCAGCATAGCCTAGGTAAACGTTCAACGTATGAGGGACACGTCCTTAGTCTGCCCACCCTCAGCAGCACAGACCTGACTGCTGTCAGAATTGGGATCTGCCTGTTTGAATACATATTAAACGCAATGTGTGAGGGAGGTTCCCCCGTGGGGAAGAACGTTATGACGTCCACAGAAGGAGTAATTGGAGTGAGTGGACCCACACTGTGGATGACAGCCACGCAGCTTACTGACCAGTTAACTCAATTCTTAATAACCAGGCTGAGTCTAGTTATCGGACATCAGGATACATGGCATTAACATTTAATTCCAGCTCATTAGAATATTGGTGAAATGATAGCCAGGGGTGAATAAggactgttttttctttctcctcttatgtttatcttttattttacataatattctGGCTCTCTGGCTCCATTATTGTGTGCCACACAAGCAGCTAGCTTACGGGAGACTTACATGCCTTTGTGGAGAGGATTTCCAGTGTCTCAGCTACAGTTGCCCAGACTCTACATTCAGAATTCTCATTTGTTACACATCTGTAGCACATTCTTAATGCAgtggtgtgtgtacatgcatgtgtgctcgtgcatgtgtgtgtgtgtgtgtgtgtgtgtgtgtgtgtgtgtgtaggagtgcGTGGAGGGTAGAGGATAAATGGTTAGTATTAAGGAGCATCTATTCTGTGCCATTTTCTTTGAAACACCCCACGGAGAAAATATCATCATTCAAGTTTTATAGATAAAAGTAACCAAAGCTCAGTTGAGCCAAAGATTTGGTTCTTAAGATTGAAGGACAGAGCTGGGGTTGGATCACAGGCCCCAAATCTGAGTTCTTTCCACCCAATGGCTGCCTCACTTTCCTGCACAGATGTTGAAGAGAGTCTGTCTCCAGTACCAGCTCTGCGTTTCTCTGATCTGTCTCATCGTGCAGCGCGCTCTTGCTTCCGTCATGTTCAGAGTTTATGTCAGGTACCTTGTCAGGCAGAGTAACTCCTGCTCTAAATTGAACCCAGACTCTGTCAGCCTTGGCACCAGTGAGCTTGGGGctggagaattctttgttgtgCGGGGCTGCCCTGTGCATCAAAGAATGTTTAGCACcatccctgcctctgcccacctgcTGCCAGTAGCACTTGCTCCTTGAGTTGTAACCACCAaatatgtctccagacattgccaaatgtttctGGGAGGAGAAGGGTGTACAGGTTATGCCCTGCAGAGAAGCATTGATCTAAGCCAGGAGAGGTCTCCCCCGTAATGCCACCATGGGTTTCATTGTATTTTCTGTGCGAGCCTATGACCCTTCCCTTATCCCTGAATTCAGCTCATGAGGGTGTTCCCATCTGCTCAGTGCAGGTCCACTCTGGTTGCCCCATCATGAAATTCTGCCCCAGCTTATCTCCCATTCCTCCCAGtggctctcccagcccctcccttgtCCCAGAAAAGGCAAAGTAAACATTGCAGTCAGTGCCACAAGCAGGATTCAATAGTGACAAAGATATGCTATGAACGGAGAGGCCAAGGAGAGTGGCTTCTGTTAGAGAAGCCATCCTGTCCACTCCCGTGAGACAGAGCTGTGCACACAGAAGCTTCTTCCCCTGAACAATGAGCTGTTGGCATGAGTGATGCCTAGGATTTGCCCCACGTGAGAGCTGCAGCCTTGGAAGTCCTTAGTGCCCCGCCATGTAAAAGTTGCTGAATGAGAGCTGGTTCAATGGATATGAACCGAATGGCTTGAAGATCTTTCTCACTGAGCCCAGAGCTGTGGTACCTGCCCCTGCCCGTGACGTGGATATTCTGTGTAGCCTGAGCAAgtccccaggcctcagtttccccatgtgcatCATGAAAAGGCTGAACAGGTGCTTCCCAGGGCATCCCAGCTCTGTGGTGTTCTGCCCAGCACTGTCCTCACCAGGCAGGGAGCAGTCCTGGGTGAAGGAGACAGCcccctcctgtgtgtgtgtgtgtgtgtgtgtgtgtgtgtgtgtgtgtgtgtgtgtgtgtgaaagtgtgATCTGAATGGTTGGTTTCCCATCAAGATATGGTGAGTAGAAAATAGTGCTGTGTCAGGTCTTGGAGGAGACTCGGGATGGAAGAAAACAAGGAGCTCTGGCACCTACAGTCCCAGGTGGACAGGAGTCAGTCTGTGACAGCTGGGGACAAAGGgaaatttttaggggcgcctgggtggctcagtcattaagcgtcttccttcagctcagggcgtgatcaaggcgttctgggattgagcccacatcagggtcctccgctgagagcctgcttcttcctctcccactccccctgcttgtgttccctctctcgctggctgtctctctctctgtcaaataaatacataaaatctttaaagaaaaaaaagaaaagaaaagaagaggaagggaacacGATGCAGTCCAGAGCCCCATACATGGTCATACAGCCTCTCTGGAGAGCAGTGCGCATAGAAAAACGTAAACAAAAACATCGAAATAACTCGGTAATTCCACCTCTGGGGAAAAAATTCTAAAGGATCAATGAGAGTGGAGGGCCAGAGTCTCTCACTAAAAGTATTCATCACAGCCGTATTTGTGAACGAACATAGGAGACAAAATAACTGTCTACCATTAAATGCTTAATGGTGCATTTCATACTATGGAATGTTAGACATTgaagttatatatatagtttttacaCAACTGCCTCTTACACTTCAATAATAGAAGAGAGAATACAAAATTGTACACACTGTTGTGATCTCAATTAGGTAAACAATGTATCTGGATAAGAGTGACTGAAAAGAAGTTTTAGCAAAATCAACAGAGGAAGGGATTCCTCTTTGTACCTCTTCAACAttattaaacttcttttttaaaaaacttttatttattttgagagagagagagcagttgaGGGAGCAGTACTGGGGGAGTGGACGGGCAGAccaatttcaagcagactcctcactgaccTCAGAGCCGAAGCggggctccgtctcacaaccatgagatcatgaccaagctGATATCAAGAGCAGGaagcttaaccaatggagcccccagatgccccaatatTATCAGATTTTCTAATACAATGGGCAGAAATTTCTTTGTATTCAGGGAGAAACATGTCAGTACAATAACCGCCCTcactcacattttctttccaaagctTCCATTCCTGCCCTGCCATCACCTCCATCTGTGGGTTGGAGCAGAAGATAGCCTTTAGGTCACAAGGTCAAGAGTAGCCTTATGTTGCATCTCAGTGCCTAAGTCACTCACCTCATCAGCTCATCGTGTGGCCATTTTATCATCTTGCATCGTCAGAGGAGAATTCGGGAGTCCAGCACAATAAGACACCTTGagggagagaccacattcacctAACTTTATATGCTATGTTGTACCTCTCACTGCGTCagatttataaatgaaactttatcataggtacaTGTGTATAGGAAGAAACAGGATACAAAGAGTccagtactatctgtggtttcaggcaacCACTGGGGTCTTGGGGGAGTATCCCCTGTGAATAAGGGGtagaaagaaagtgaggaaaacagagagaactAGTCACAGACTGGGAATCACAAACAGAGATGGGTCCCAGCTTGTCTGTCTGCTCACCCTCTGACCCTGAGGAAGGCTCAATCTCTGGGAAATTTCAGCAAGTTGGGGCTGGAAATCGGctgccttcctcccagggctctgggctcctcCCGGGGAAGACAGAACAACAATGTCAGGGCAGGGACTTGGTCACTGGTGAGCTCCGTAGAGCAGGAGGGACTGCCTGGGCTTAGCCTCAGCTGTTCCTCCTGCTCCAGCATCAGCTGCTCACAGTCGGTTGCAGCTGGAAGGTGCTTGGAGCAGAGACAGGGTGAGGAGGAAAGTCCATCTTTGGAAATGCTCTGCAGAAGTCATGGCCAccacccctgtccccaccacAGTGCAGCCCTCCCCACCTGCATCCTGCTTGCGGCCTCTTCTCTGAGTCTCCTGATCCCAGACACATTTCTCAGCTCCTCACTGTGCCCTGGGCCAGACCCTGGATGCCAGAGAAGGACCCCAGACACTCCCCTGCTGGACTTCCTTTACCTCCGagactctctttctccttcttccccaaaaGTTACCTCCCTGTGGCAACGTTAgattccgggggggggggggggttctctcaCATCCTTCCTCCTAGACGTGCAGGTTGAGTGGGTGCCTCAGCCACAGAGTCTTCATGGAGAGGACCTGTCACCCTGGTCTGAGGCCCAGAAATCCCAAGGGTACATTTTCCCCAGCAGTGAGAGGAGTCCTCTAGCAGCAGCTGTGAACTCCTACAGGGACCCTGATAGTCCCAGAAGCAATTTAAAGTTTGGAATGTCAAATGTGCACAGGGTACGGGCCCTAGGCATACCTGGGACCTCCAGGGATCATCTCCCTGTCCCAATTAGAGGTAACGAGTGGGACACGGTCaagtggaaatggagaagagtGTATAGCAGATGGCGGCTTCCTCCTGAGCTTTCCCCGGGCTCCCAGAGAAGCCAGTGCTCAATTCGGGGCCAGAGTATGTTGTCCGCTCGCTGAGTCCTAGACATCCAGAATGGGGAGGCAGGACGAATGTCTAACAACAGCAACATTAGGATTGGCTCCATTCAGTGAGGCGCTCccatgtgccagtcactgtgccaAACACTTCACAAACATTCATTTAAACATTTCTCCACTTCCTCGCGAGCACaggttatttcttgtcattttggtTCTTGGCATCTGactgtgtgaagtggtatctcactgtgggtctgatctgcatttccctgatgctagtgatgttgagcatcctctCATGTGTCTGTAGCCATCTGCACgtcatctttggagaaacgtctattcatgtcttctgcccgtttttaatcaaatcatttgttttcttggtgttgagttgtgcattctttatatattttggatagtatcCCGttatattgtttgcaaatatcttctcccattctgtaggttgccttttcgtttagccatggtttccttcattgtacaAAAGTTTTTTAGTTGGATGAAGTCCAAgattttttgttgtctttgttttctttgaggaaataaaatctgagaaatgTTGTTGAGGCAGATGTGTAAGAGAttgttgcctatgttttcttttaggagttttacgGTCAGGTCTTACCTTTATGTCTTTAATCtacttttatttcagatttttttatgctataagaaagtagtccagtttattcttttgcacgtagctctccagttttcacaacaccatttattttcttttatttgtttaaatgattttctttatttatttaacagagagatggaggcagagagcagaACTGGGGGGAATGgtagagtgagaaggagaagtaggctctgtGCTGATCAGGGTACCCGAtgcaggtctccatcccaggtccctgggattgtggcctgagctcaaggcagatgctaagccatccaggtgcctgtcaacac encodes the following:
- the LOC125283256 gene encoding olfactory receptor 2S2-like — its product is MEKANWSSPVEGFIILGLSAYPRLEKIFFVLILLMYLVILLGNGVLILVTVLDPRLHTPMYFFLGNLSFLDICYTTSSVPLILDGFLTPRKTISFSACAVQMFLSFAMGATECVLLGMMAFDRYVAICNPLRYPVVMSKAAYVPMAVSSWALGGTASVVHTSLTIQLPFCGDNIVNHLACELLAVLKLACSDISINVISMGVANVIFLGVPILIISISYMFIIATILRIPSADGRKKAFSTCSAHFTVVVIFYGTLFFMYTKPKSKDALGADKEDLLDKLIPLFYGVVTPMLNPIIYSLRNKDVKAAVRNLVPQKCFTH